The Natranaeroarchaeum aerophilus DNA window CCACGCCGGATGTCTGGGCGCAGTATTACGACGAAGATCTTGCTGATACACGCCGTGCCTGCGCACGGATGCTAGAGTACTATCCAGATGTTAACTACATTGAAGACACGACAGGTGGTGCAGATAGTCACATACCTCGTCACGACGATATTGGCGTCGAGGATCCACCAAGCCATACAGATGTGTCGACTGATCAGACCACATCCCAACCTCGGTATCCTGAATCATCCAACCAGGACCGCACCACTGTGCGACGATACTACAAGGAATCAGGTGACTGACTGTGCCACCACAATACAAAGCCGTCGAAGAATGTCGCTCGGAAATCAGCCAGTATCTAAGACAGTTGGATACAGAGACTGACGACGATAATTCAGAGCTGCGCGATACAAAAAGTACTACCAGATACAAACAGGATCTACGATGGTACGACCACTGGTTGGACGACGCTGAAGTCAATTCACCGGTAGATGTAACGCCGGCTCAGGCTAATGAAGTTGGCCAGACATTGGCGCGAGAATTCAATGGGACAACTGACTTGTATCGGTGGGATCGGATAAACGCGTTCCACGATTGGCTAGTGAGAATGGATTATACCAGTTCGAATCCGTTTGAGCGGTGGAACGAGGATAAAGACGAACTATTCGGGTTCAGCAAGAGCTCCGAACAATCGAGTCGTCTCAAGGAAGCCGAACAGTATGCTGTCTCACAAGAAGAGACACGGGCAATGGAAGAGAACGTAGGGCGAAATCGCGTACGAGATCAACTTGTTATACGATTAATTTGGCAGACAGGCCTACGACGCGGCGAAGCGTCAGGATTGGTAATCAGTAACATTGATCGAGAACAGAGAGAAATAACCGTCCCTGCACCTATTGCTAAAAATGGCAAAGAGAGAGTTGTTGCATATCAGCAGTCACTAGATGGGTTGATAACAGAATGGCTGGATTATGGGTATCGGGACGAAAAGGCAGCCACTGCTGATCACTCTCGATTGTTCGTCGGTGAGCGAGGCGCACCACTATCGGGCGAGAGAATCAACGAGATTGTTATTGATGCCGCTGATGAAGCAGGATTCAATCGCAAAATCTACGCAGACGCTAACGCTCCCATTGACGAAGATGGCGATCGGATTCCCAACAGGTGGCTCATAACCGCACACAACATTCGGCACGGATTTGGCACCTACATGATCAACGAAACCGATGCCGGACTTTGGGAGGTGTCTAAGGCTATGGGTCACTCTTCAGTCAAAATAACTGAACGAATCTACGTCGAAGATGACCCGCGGGCAGGGACAGATCATCTCCACAAGTACGGACCTGATTAACTAGTACGGTCTGATAATCCGAGTCTTGTTTCTGAACTCTCGATCAGGAGGCCACATATATTGTAGCGATAGCTGTATTTCCGCTAAACATGATATGGGGTCTTTAGCGGAAGCAAAAGAACACTTGACTAACTTTCTTAACTCATACTTCTATTACCTGTGTGGCTTATGAAAACAATCTGGCTGGCTGCGCGGCAGGATGGCTTTTCCACCATACGCTTAAGACGTGTTTCGCCCCACTTGCAGGTATGACACCGCCCAGTAGTTTTGATATCGGGTTCGTGGTAGACCGACTGGGTGATCTCCCAGAGGTTGAGACGGTCGAATTCCAGCATGAAAGTGTTCAACTTCGGTACCAGAATAAACTGATCCGTATCAGGTTCGTTGATACTCATCGGGGTGGCCGGTGGTGGATGAACGGTGGTGATGTTGATCGGCTTTTTGTCCTCCTCGATGACAATGTCTTGGAAGTTGACGAGGCAACGATCTATTCGTATGAACTGCAGAGTGTTGACAGCGAGGAGGTTCTTGTCGAACGATTCGCCAACATTTTTACAGAGACAGCTGAGCGTCAGCCTCTCAGTTGGAATGAGTTGGCAGATGTGCTTGCTGCAAGTGATCTATCCGTCATCGATACACCGCGACAAGTCGCTGAGATCATCGCAGGGTGGGCGGTCACAGATTCGAGTGACAGCGTCCTTGATATCGCCACGGGGACAGGTACCGTGCTTTCTGAGGCTGCTGACCAACTCAATCTGACGATCGACGCTTCTTCCAGGTGCGTCGGGATTGATGCAGATCCGTTTGCCTGTGCGTTAGCCCGTAACCGGTTACAGGACATCGAGGCAGCCAATCTCATCAACACAAACTTTTTCGAATGGAACCTAGAGCACGATATTGACGGTGAGCAGGCTACGTTGACAGATACAGAGGGAGAAGTGCCAACCAAATTTGATGCAGTTGTCGGCGCACCGCCGGCTGTCCGGCTCGAACATCTCACATCAGAGCAACGTGACCAGCTTCAAAACTGGTCTCCTAGTGACGGGCGGCAGATCGGTGGGGCCTACGTTGCGAAGGCAGTGACGCACCTCAAAGACGGTGGCCGAGCCGCGTTCATCCTGCCGCAATACGTGTTACGAGATGGTCTGATTGATCATTTGACACAGACTTGTGCATTGCACCGGATCGTGGCGCTACCACTGGGTGCATTCACGGAAACACGGAAAGGGTTCGAAGCAGTCGTCGTGTCTCTGGTGAAGGAGGATCGGTCACCGGAGGTACGTGAAACGGGGGTTGCGAAATTCAACGGGATGGAGTTGCCGGACAATGCCCGGGGCTTATTTGAGCAGCCATTAGATGGGATCCTTGCGAACCGGTACAACACGTTCAATGCCGAGATTGTGAAGGCAGCGCATAACGATTTAGACGGGGAGAACTTGATGCGGTTGCTGTCTTCTCCCTCCATCTACGATGTACTCACAGCAGGTTGCTTTACCCGGTTAGGTGATCTTGGATCTGACATCGAGGTCGGGTCAGGTGTAACCAGCGGTAACAACGAGTTGTTTTATTTCGATCCAGAGGAACGTGATGTGTCGGGGATTGATGACCGATTCTTCCGGCCACTAATTGAGAACCTCTCGGACGACACACAGTCGATTACTGCGGACGAGATCGATCAGTATGTGCTGGATCTCCAGCCGTATCTCGATGAGTTGCCAGGCAATGCTACCCCTGAAACAGACAGAGAAATCATTGAGCATCTGGATCAAAACGGCTACGACAATCTTGTCGAGTATCTCCAATCAGCTGAAACTCGTCCGAACCGAACCAATCGCTCCAAAAGTAGCTTCACATTGCAGCGGCGAGGCAAGTTCCAGAATCCAGATCTGGTGCTTCCCGAATTCTTCGATGAGCCACAGTGCTACACGGTCGAGGTAGATGACGCGATGTTCGAGTCTACCGTGATCGGGATACGGACAGCAACGCAGGAGCTGAAGGTATCCCTGCAGCGTCTCTTGAATACGCCACTGTACAGCGAATTTCTATCAACGTTTGGATCGCCTGTGGATGTAAATTGGTATCGGATCAATCTGAGGGAACTGCGTGATGTCCCAGTGATTGAGGAGGCGTTGACAGCGGAGGTGGCTGAGAAGTTGGATGCGTTTCTCCCACCGTCGGATAATAACGATGTCATTGGAGCGAATCAGGTGTTGATCGAAGCCTGCCCCACAGATGAGGCGGAACAAGCATTCCAGCAGTACATGGCGTCGCGGGACGACTATGCCTGGTCTTGGTTCTTAACCCTATCCGAAATCGAACGGTTTCAAGAGCTTGTTGACAAAGACCGCAAAAAGGCACAGGAGTTCATCATCGAACGGTTCGACCGAGAGCTGCTCGACAAAGCCCGGCAAACGTTCAACCAGTTAGAGTTCTTCGAGCACCGGCGCGACTTACTTAACGACCTGCTTATGGAGTTCGAATCAAACCACTACCGGAGCTTCCTGGCTGGCATCACCCTCCAGTTCGAAGGCATCCTAACCGATCTTGTTCTCAAAAGCGGCGGCGACATCGTCAACCAGAACGGTGAAACAAAATTCAAACTCCCTGGTGAGAACCGGTCACAACAAAAAAACCTGAACAACCTTATCTCAACCTTCTTCGACGGTATCTTCAGCACGTTTATGCATGAGAATATCCGACAGAGACGTAACGCTATCGCTCACGGTGATGTGATTGAAGATGATCAGGACCTCGCGGTTCATTTCTTCATCGCGTTCTACGCCCTTTGCTATGCTTCACTGGCAGAGTACACCCGCCAGACCACCACAGACAGAATGACATAGCGACCAATATAATGGTGCGAAAAGATAGAAACGATTGGTCCTGTTGAAACCCTTATGGAGTGACATTTTCTCGTGGTCGTGCTGAATATAGAGTATGAACTCAGCACAAGCGTTGAATCGAATATCTGCCAGTGGACGTTCTAACAACACACTTCAGAAAATCATGATCACCGCTAATTATTAAACGGTCCATTACAAACTTAGTAGGGTGGGGCTACCTCGTTTATCCGAACAACAACCACCACTCGTCACGTACGAAATTGAAGATGGTGAAACGGTTTACGAAGCGATAACCGAGGCATTCGGAGCGATTGGAATTGACGTTTACGAAAAAAAAACGACCATTGAAGATTGGACAAAGAAGGACCTATTTGATTTGAGTATACTTGACTCAGAAGCACAGTGGCGCGTGTCCACCATCATATGGGATCGTCCAGTTGTTATCACTCCCGGCGAAATTCGAATCTATGAGCATTTGTGAGTCAATCCGAATAATTGCGAATCCGCCTTTCGACCTACGGCTGCTAGTGACCGTGTTTTGAGTAGATTAACGTATTGAAGGGCAGCGCAGGTTCGTCATTTGTCATCTGGACCGGGGACATCCGAAACCGTGTTCCAAATCGCTATGATGCAAGGGGCGTTCTCCCCGAGTTCGACGGTGTTGTCATTCCGATGAAAGACGACAACATCAGCGTCAGCCAATTTCGGAATATGCAACTGATGAACGTGGGTTTGGATGCTATCCTGGAGATCCGAGGGTGCCGTGGATGATTCCTGGGACTCCGCGTCAGCAATCTGTTTGGCAAGATCGGCTATCGGTATCGGCGTCGTTTCTTCTTGGAGATGATAGACAATGTCCCGACAACGCTTCTCTGCCAGCAAGCCAAGTGCCGTATCCAGAGAGAGGTCAGTCTCCCATTCCGTCAGCACTCCTTCCTCGACGGGTGACATCATACATATCTACTTGCAGGCATAGCTAATCTCAAATTTGGTGGTATATACAACACCTTTAAGAACACTTGGCCGACCATAGCTTATTGACATGCGGTCCCTGTCAGCGCGGCCCCCGCTTCTACTCAAGCGAGACGAGTTCCTCGATAGTTAGGACATTACTGATGATATTCCCATGGGCTCGACGGAGGCGTTTAGAAAGAGCCTGTTGGGAGATCCCGAGGGTTTCAGCAATTTCCGTCATCGTGGCATCCGGAGGGACTAGATAAAAGCCGGCATCAAGGGCAGTGACGAGAGCTTCGCGCTGTTTGGGGGTGAGGCCGAACTGTCCGCCGCCCTTGGCGGTCGTGGGATTGTATATTTTATTCACGTTCAGCGGAATGTCGTTTTTCTCGCAATACTCGTGGAAGGTCGAGAGGTTTCCCTGGCTGTCAAATCGCAGTCGAAGTTCCCATCTCTGATTACGGCCCGACGCTTCTAGTATGGTTGCGCCTGCCTCAAGATACGCCTGACCGACAGATTCGACATTATCCGGCCATACGGCCCGATAAAGCGTCTCGTCTTCAAGGATGTCAATGCGGGTAGCTTCCATGACAGATGGATCGTCCTCGAGAGCGGATTTGAACCGCTCCATATCACCACCAATAACCCAAAAATACGGGGTTAGAGTCCCACTCTCGTGCGCGACGATCCGCTCGATCTCCACAGTTATTTCCGGTACTTTGGCGAGGGCTTGCTGCATTGCCAGCGCACTGGCCGGCACAGTGAATTCCCCAAGGACGCTCATTGATATAGTCTCATGCCACTATGACACGGGAGGAATAATAAATCCGATTCTTTGACGGGGTGCTTGATAAGTCGATTCGAATTCTACCCGATGTGTTTCTGTTCTGTATACCTGCATTATTTGAGGTCCAAGTGTAGCTCTTTGAGTGCAACATACGCGCGTTGTATTCAGCACTCGGTTCCTATCAGGGCTAAAGGATTTCAACAGAGCCAAACGATTGTAATCAGAAGTTCAGTATTCGTCTCTTTGGTTAGCTATCACATCCTTAATATGAGTCTTAAGGTCTGTTCCGTTGGGCAGATTTATTGACGACCAGTAGTCGAACCGAAGAATTGGATATTTGTCGGCGACGAATAGTTCCCCATATGAAACGTCTTCGGCTGTTGTATCGTCTATCGCCGTACTCGTTACACTGGTTGTGATCGGTTCCCTTGTCGTCTCTAAACTTGATCTAAACAGCTCTGATTTTTAATGCGCTTCTCAAAGAGAAAATGGCGAGACTCTCAACTTCGAGTCGGTCGAGATACCGGCATCCCTGCTTCATACGCACAGCTGTATAGTAGTCGATGTGCTGATCATCAAACGGAACAACCCTAAAGTATAGTTCCCTAACACGATCCGCTAAGATTCTAAAATCCCGGTCGGTGTCGCATTCCGTTTAGCGGCGACCGTTTCAACAAGGTCCCAGTCCCGTTCCTCAGAGCACTATAGTCGTGGAGATCTCCGGCCCACTGTGCATATGCTTCGATTGGGTTGAGGTCGGCCTCAAACATCACAAAACAAACGTACCAGAGCAGTCCGTAACTGCTTGTCTGTGCCTTGGCTAACAGCCAACGTGAGCACCCAGTTGTGATTAGTGTCTCACACAGTCACTCAAGTCTCTCGCGTAGGGACCTACCGGATACGCACACCACACGCAAAACTATGTTGAAAGACTGATAATTGCCGCACAAGTCCACTCCTATATGACGCTTGATTATAGGACTCCGCCTAAGTCACGGGCCCCAACCTCTGGGGCTAAATGCCTCATCCCATCTATACTGGACACCATTTGCGGAAAATTTGCGGGGGTATACTACCAACAGAACCGCGTATAACAACTCTAGGCCCACTTAGTGGTCGTATAAAGCCGTTAGCTACCCTAAGATGAAAACCGGTGTTTTTGGTGTGACATTGAATGGCCGTTAAAACCAATTGGAAAATCAAATGAGAATTGGATAATCGAATGAGCGGAAAGGGGTGAATTTCTGAAAATCGGCGAATCTGAGTGAGATTGAGAAAGCAGTTGCTCGTTGCTTCAAAACAGAGTGTTAATAACTAATTGGTATTTTAAATGGTTTTTAGGTAACCGGGGGACAATAGTCGGAAAACGGCTAATGTAATTATTGAATGGATTTGTAGATTCTCGGTGACGTGAGAAAATGACTGTTTTCAGTCCTCTCCACAAAAGGATCTGAGTTATTAACTCATCGATCAATATCGTCAAGAACCAATCACTTCCCGGAACACAGACCAATTGGTAATTTAAATGGAAACCCATTATGTCGTACAGGGGAAGCGGATAATGGAACCAATTGGAATTTTCGATGAAAATTGAATTATTGGGTGACTGAATAGGCGACTCTCCTTTTTTGCAAGATCGTGAGCTCCCCACTATTTATTGTCATAATGTTTACGTTGAGAGGTTTGCTTGATCGAGCAAAAAGGAGTGTACAAACCACATTTTCCCTGTGGATATTCTTATGATTAAAATGTCATATTGGTGTTGATGTGTGGTTCCAAGTGAAATACTTCCGATAAAGATTATAACATATTCTAAAACATTTTGTGTAGAAAGTTCGAATTTATATGCGTGTGTGTTTTGTGAACGCCCTTGGTGTTAAAATGGGTGGGCCCCTCAAACGGATGTATATGTGCGATCACATGGTCTGCGGGCAGGTGAGTCGAGATGCCTGAGTGTCATAACTGTGGCGCGCACCTCACTCCGGAGTATGTTCGTGTTTTCGGTGATTCGAGCGGCTCAGTCCCGATCTGTATTCATTGTGCACCGAACGCTGAGGCGAGGGATGCCATAGCTGATAATGAGTGACGGCACCTCGAAAAAATTCAGGTTCCACGCTGATCGCTCGGCTGATCAGAATATACTGTCCTATGGCCCTCCCCAAAGTGATCAATCTGCTTGGCTTCTAAATAACAACTCCTCTGCTGGTTGCTTGTCGACAAGATTACTTGCGGGAGAATCGGGGATTGTGCATGACCAAAAGTTCAAATAGGTTATTGCACCGTGTTGAGGTAGGATGAGTCCTCCAGAGATCGCACATCTTCGGGAGGCACTCGATCAGGCGGGACACGCAATATACCTTACAGATTTTGATGGGAAGATTCGGTAGTGCATGCTTCATTTGAGGGCGTATCATAGAATAGAGCAAACGCCCTCCAGGCTATGTAGTGAACGTTCAGTACAGCGGCCAGTGTGATCTCGCTTTTCGATTCGAAACCCATTGAAGGAACGACAGAATGATTACGGTGGCGAGTCCGTCACGTCATTCGGCGGGGTCGTCTGCGTCTTCTCCAGAGGTTGGTGCGTGTAGCGGCGGGCGGAAGTGGGCTCGTGTGTGATCATTAGGATGGCAGTCCCAACGGCCTTCCCACGAGGACCCGTCTGGTACTGCTTGCTGCCATGGATGCTGAAGTTGTCTATCTAGAACATCGAATCCGGAGCGAAGTCTGCGTCACTCCGCTCGGAAAGTAGCCGAGGTCATAGTCAGCGACTACGGTGTTCAGCGTGTACGGGGGCGTGACTGTATATCCTCAAAATCGAGCGATCCGGCCGGTCCTTCAGTATCGATGGGAGCGGTCGTAGCTGGCTTGCCCGGCGTATCAGGCATCGATGTGGCCGGAAGTGCCGTCTGGGGCTGGGTAGTCATGTCGTGCTGCGTCGAGGAGAAACACGTGGATCTGGCCTCTTATTCACCAACCCACGCTAACGTTCTGAGCAGTAGTATATTCTCACAACAGATTTGTATCGTGTGTCATCAGGGAAGCCAGTATTAATTGTGCCGGGGGCTAAACAGTAGTTATGGCAACGGAATCGGCTCCGGAGTCGTTTTTCATCCACTCAGATCTGGAAATCGTCTTTGCTAATCCTGCGTTCTGTACACTCGTAGGGATAGAATCC harbors:
- a CDS encoding tyrosine-type recombinase/integrase, whose translation is MPPQYKAVEECRSEISQYLRQLDTETDDDNSELRDTKSTTRYKQDLRWYDHWLDDAEVNSPVDVTPAQANEVGQTLAREFNGTTDLYRWDRINAFHDWLVRMDYTSSNPFERWNEDKDELFGFSKSSEQSSRLKEAEQYAVSQEETRAMEENVGRNRVRDQLVIRLIWQTGLRRGEASGLVISNIDREQREITVPAPIAKNGKERVVAYQQSLDGLITEWLDYGYRDEKAATADHSRLFVGERGAPLSGERINEIVIDAADEAGFNRKIYADANAPIDEDGDRIPNRWLITAHNIRHGFGTYMINETDAGLWEVSKAMGHSSVKITERIYVEDDPRAGTDHLHKYGPD
- a CDS encoding HsdM family class I SAM-dependent methyltransferase, coding for MTPPSSFDIGFVVDRLGDLPEVETVEFQHESVQLRYQNKLIRIRFVDTHRGGRWWMNGGDVDRLFVLLDDNVLEVDEATIYSYELQSVDSEEVLVERFANIFTETAERQPLSWNELADVLAASDLSVIDTPRQVAEIIAGWAVTDSSDSVLDIATGTGTVLSEAADQLNLTIDASSRCVGIDADPFACALARNRLQDIEAANLINTNFFEWNLEHDIDGEQATLTDTEGEVPTKFDAVVGAPPAVRLEHLTSEQRDQLQNWSPSDGRQIGGAYVAKAVTHLKDGGRAAFILPQYVLRDGLIDHLTQTCALHRIVALPLGAFTETRKGFEAVVVSLVKEDRSPEVRETGVAKFNGMELPDNARGLFEQPLDGILANRYNTFNAEIVKAAHNDLDGENLMRLLSSPSIYDVLTAGCFTRLGDLGSDIEVGSGVTSGNNELFYFDPEERDVSGIDDRFFRPLIENLSDDTQSITADEIDQYVLDLQPYLDELPGNATPETDREIIEHLDQNGYDNLVEYLQSAETRPNRTNRSKSSFTLQRRGKFQNPDLVLPEFFDEPQCYTVEVDDAMFESTVIGIRTATQELKVSLQRLLNTPLYSEFLSTFGSPVDVNWYRINLRELRDVPVIEEALTAEVAEKLDAFLPPSDNNDVIGANQVLIEACPTDEAEQAFQQYMASRDDYAWSWFLTLSEIERFQELVDKDRKKAQEFIIERFDRELLDKARQTFNQLEFFEHRRDLLNDLLMEFESNHYRSFLAGITLQFEGILTDLVLKSGGDIVNQNGETKFKLPGENRSQQKNLNNLISTFFDGIFSTFMHENIRQRRNAIAHGDVIEDDQDLAVHFFIAFYALCYASLAEYTRQTTTDRMT
- a CDS encoding DUF7344 domain-containing protein, producing the protein MMSPVEEGVLTEWETDLSLDTALGLLAEKRCRDIVYHLQEETTPIPIADLAKQIADAESQESSTAPSDLQDSIQTHVHQLHIPKLADADVVVFHRNDNTVELGENAPCIIAIWNTVSDVPGPDDK
- a CDS encoding bacterio-opsin activator domain-containing protein; this translates as MSVLGEFTVPASALAMQQALAKVPEITVEIERIVAHESGTLTPYFWVIGGDMERFKSALEDDPSVMEATRIDILEDETLYRAVWPDNVESVGQAYLEAGATILEASGRNQRWELRLRFDSQGNLSTFHEYCEKNDIPLNVNKIYNPTTAKGGGQFGLTPKQREALVTALDAGFYLVPPDATMTEIAETLGISQQALSKRLRRAHGNIISNVLTIEELVSLE
- a CDS encoding DUF7563 family protein; this encodes MPECHNCGAHLTPEYVRVFGDSSGSVPICIHCAPNAEARDAIADNE